A window of the Syntrophaceae bacterium genome harbors these coding sequences:
- a CDS encoding prepilin-type N-terminal cleavage/methylation domain-containing protein — MLNAFRQRRGQAGFTLIELMIVIAIIGILAAIAIPQFTAYRTRGYEAAARSDVKNAYTAAQTFFTGSPASTLDIAILSASGFKSTAGVTTTVANGDISTLSITSVHSSGGRTYSVNSTGVISP; from the coding sequence GACAGGCAGGATTTACCCTCATTGAACTGATGATCGTTATTGCCATCATCGGTATCCTGGCGGCGATCGCCATTCCGCAGTTCACAGCCTACCGCACAAGGGGCTATGAAGCGGCGGCAAGGTCGGATGTGAAAAACGCCTATACGGCGGCACAGACGTTTTTCACGGGCTCACCGGCTTCCACACTGGATATCGCAATCCTGTCCGCAAGCGGCTTCAAGTCAACGGCCGGCGTCACGACCACGGTTGCGAACGGGGATATATCCACTCTGTCCATCACCTCCGTTCACTCAAGCGGAGGCCGGACCTATTCGGTTAACAGTACCGGCGTCATCTCGCCCTGA